The proteins below come from a single Patescibacteria group bacterium genomic window:
- a CDS encoding transposase has translation MPYKNKVYRPQQDSYYHVYGRSLYENSLYSEHSDYVFFCYLLKKYLTPGFTEEHIINGRKRNILANSVAGEVELYGYCLMPNHFHLLVKNIQRDGMSGFMKRVLTLYSGYFNTKYGRQGALLQGGYRAVPLVTDEQFIYVSRYIHLNPIKAKLSKKAKDYKYSSFINYLEKKGPVWLVLHPRLLDATDYSEIESYLKDLEDKPKEGIFCN, from the coding sequence ATGCCCTATAAAAACAAAGTGTACAGGCCACAACAAGATAGTTATTATCATGTGTATGGTCGCAGTTTATATGAGAATAGTTTATATTCTGAACACAGTGATTATGTATTTTTTTGTTATCTTCTTAAAAAATACTTAACTCCTGGTTTTACAGAGGAGCATATTATAAATGGGCGTAAAAGGAACATACTAGCAAACAGCGTGGCTGGGGAGGTGGAACTTTATGGTTACTGTTTGATGCCAAACCACTTTCATCTTTTAGTGAAAAATATCCAAAGAGATGGAATGTCTGGTTTTATGAAAAGAGTATTAACATTGTATTCCGGCTATTTTAACACGAAATATGGTAGGCAGGGCGCTCTTCTCCAAGGAGGTTACAGAGCAGTTCCTTTGGTTACGGACGAACAATTCATATATGTTTCACGCTATATTCACCTAAACCCTATAAAGGCAAAATTATCAAAAAAAGCCAAGGATTACAAATATAGTTCTTTTATTAACTATCTAGAGAAAAAAGGACCTGTATGGCTTGTATTACACCCCCGTTTATTAGACGCCACCGACTACTCTGAAATAGAATCTTATCTTAAAGATTTAGAAGACAAACCGAAAGAAGGTATTTTCTGCAATTAG
- a CDS encoding class I SAM-dependent methyltransferase, with protein sequence MNYNDKNYDYKFYWKKRSYEHNCEVIALKKLLPKKGNSIIDIGAGFGRLFPVYESRFKEVILFEPSKKLLEQARDNINKSTIDKVFFRIGKIPIRDRPKLGLSLIEYDCVLMVRVAHHLEDLNSAIASVSKIIKKDGVFILEFANKIHFLNILKNSARLNFGFFSQKPYKVGTFILLHPAYVKEVLEKNGFVLEKKLSVSNFRNPLLKKIVPETVLLRLEDVLQKP encoded by the coding sequence GTGAATTATAACGATAAAAATTATGATTATAAATTTTATTGGAAGAAGCGCTCTTATGAGCATAACTGCGAAGTTATCGCTTTAAAAAAACTTCTTCCAAAAAAGGGAAATAGTATTATAGATATAGGCGCGGGATTTGGCAGGCTTTTTCCTGTTTATGAGAGCAGGTTTAAGGAGGTAATATTGTTTGAGCCGTCCAAGAAACTCTTAGAACAGGCTAGAGATAATATCAACAAGTCTACTATAGATAAGGTTTTCTTTAGGATTGGTAAGATACCAATTAGGGATAGACCCAAATTGGGTCTATCCCTAATTGAGTACGATTGTGTTTTGATGGTTCGCGTTGCCCATCATTTGGAGGATTTGAATAGCGCCATAGCGTCCGTGTCAAAAATAATAAAAAAGGATGGTGTCTTTATTCTTGAATTTGCCAACAAAATACACTTTTTAAATATACTTAAAAATTCCGCGCGTCTAAATTTTGGATTTTTTTCGCAAAAACCTTACAAGGTTGGAACATTCATCCTTTTGCACCCCGCGTATGTAAAAGAAGTTTTGGAGAAAAACGGATTTGTACTAGAGAAAAAATTGTCCGTTTCAAACTTTAGAAATCCGTTGCTAAAAAAAATTGTCCCCGAGACCGTGCTTTTAAGGTTGGAAGATGTTTTGCAAAAACC